The following is a genomic window from Leptospira bouyouniensis.
ATACCACTTTTTCTTGGACTACATGCTAAAAGTTTAATCCCCGATTTTGACCTCAACTCAGAATCAGGCCAACTTTTGATACCAACTATGGTCTCAAAGTTTGTTAGCCCTTGGGTTCAGATATTATTTTTTTCAGCACTGATCTCAGCCATTTTATCAACCGCATCAGGTGCCATTTTGGCTCCTTCCTCCATTTTATCTGAGAATATTCTAAAATATGCATTTAAGAGTATGAATGATAAAAAACTACTTTTGTTATCGAGAGTTTCTGTACTCATTATTGCGGGGATTTCCTTTTTACTCGCAGTAGGGAAACCTTCTATTTACGCACTCGTTGAGGATTCGGGAGGGATCTCCCTTGTTACATTGTTTATCCCAATGGTTTTTGGGCTTATGAGTAAACGTGCCAATGAATCATCGGCTTTGTTTTCCCTTTTTGTAGGAATTGGAACTTGGCTACTACTCGAGATCTATGGTGATGACATGACAAGTCACTTTTACGGAACCATTGCAAGTCTAATTGCCATCCTCATTGGCATGTATTTGTTTCCTAAGCGAGAGAAATCTCAAGTAACCAATTAAATACATCCTTCATATCAATCCCCAATGCTTTCGCTTGTTGAGGAATGAGGCTTGTTCCCGTCATACCTGGTAACGTATTGGTTTCCAAAACATAAGGAATTCCTTCGGAGATAATAAAGTCAGTCCTCGAATACCCTTTGCAGCCAAGAATTTCATGGCATTGTAAAGTATACTCTTGTAATGTTTTGGTGATGGATTCACCCACCGGGGCCGGTGTGATTTCCTCACTGGCTCCCTTGGTGTATTTTGCTTCAAAATCAAAAAATTCAGATTTTGGCCGAATTTCAGTCGGAACTAATGCAAATGGCTTTCTTTTTTTTCCCTCAGGTTTTTCCAAAACACCAATGGACACTTCCGTTCCAGAAATTAATTTTTGCACAAGAACTCGGTCATCGGTCACAAAAATTTTATCCACAAGGGTCATCGCCTCTTCTGCCGTTTTTGCCATACCCGTATTCACGCTAGAACCACCTAATGTTGGTTTAATGAAAACAGGATATGAAAATGAAAGATTTAAAAGTGTTTTCCTTGGGTCGGATTTTCCCTTTTCCAATTCGATAAACGGCGCAACAGGTATTCCTATTGATTGGAATAAAATATTGGCTCTAAATTTATCCATTGCAAGAGCAGATGCAAGTACACCAGAACCAGTGTGAGGGATTCCTATTGTATCTAAAAATCCTTGGATCCTTCCGTCTTCTCCTGCGCCTCCGTGTAATCCAAGAAAGGCGGAAGAAACTCCTAATTTTTTTAATTCGATTGGATCACTCGGTATCATTATTTTGTTTGCTTGTACAAATTCTTCCAAAAATTCTAATTCCGTTTTTCCAGTTGGATCCGGATAAATCGGTTTTTCTACAGTTGGGATCCAAAACTTTCCATTCGAATCGATATAGATGGGGTGAATTTCGTATTTTTCCCGATCAATTGTTGCAAATATAAAGGCAGATGAACGAACAGAAATGATGTGCTCTCCGGAGACACCTCCGAAAAGTAGAGCTATTTTGGTTTTGGACATGAAATCACTTGATTCCTTTTCATGAAAGTGTACGATATTGAAATTACGTGGATTCCCGCTTTAAAATTCAATTCGGAATTGTTTTTTCGCTATTCTTTCTCAGTTCCTCAATCTTTGCCAAAATTCCCAATTCATTCACAGAAGATATAAAATCCGACTACTCACAATTTTGGTTTTTATATGAAAAAGAATCACGAGGAAGGCAAAACTTTTTTGCTATACGTCCTTTTTATATGAGTTTTTCCGACAAAACGTATGCTTTCCAATTTAGAAGTTACCTTTCTCCGATTTATTACAAAGAAGAAACAAACTATTGGTACACATGGTCGTCTCTATTCTTTTTCAGTGGGACAGGATTCAAACATGAAGAGGGAGATGAAGATGAAGACATCCTTCTCACCCCTCTCTTTTTATGGGGCAAGGGAGAATCACAAAGGGAAAATTATTACAGCGTATTTCCTTTGTATGGTAAAATCCGAAACAAACTCTCGTACCAAGAATTAAACTATGTTTTGTTTCCAATTTATTCGGAATGGAAGTATAAAACCTATAAAGCAAAATCCATTGTTTGGCCACTAGTCATGTGGGGTGGCTCTGAAACAAGAGAAGACATCCGAATATTCCCCTTTTATTCCAAGAAAGAACATGAAGGAAAATACAGACGTTTTTCCATCCTTTGGCCTTTTTTTCAATGGGGAGAAGAACGATTGGATAAAAAAGAACCAACATCTTATCATATATTTTTTCCCTTTTACAATCGAAAAGATTCTGCCGATGGGAACATGAGAAGCCGTGCCTTTTTATGGTTTCCAATCATCAATTCTTTGTTTTCCTATGGTTACGATCATAAGACTGGACAAACCAATTATACTGCTCTTTTTATTCTTTTCCAATACACAACTTCTATTAAAAAGGATACAGAAAAACTTGTTTTTTTTCCGTTTTATGGATACTCTTATTTTGCTAATAAAGAAGCGGAATTTATCACACCATTTTACATTCGTTTGTCGCAAAATACTTCTCATCTTAAAGCAACATCTCACTTTTTATTACCTTTTTATTCTCATATGAAAAATGAATATGTCCAAACAGGAAGAGAAGACTATTATTGGAAACTTTGGCCATTATTCCGGTATCATAAAGATGCAGAAGGAAACTTTGGATGGAATACGTTAGCCATCATCCCTGTCAGGTTTGAGGTTATGGAAGATGTATGGGAGCCTATATTCTCCATCATAGAATACAAACGTTCATCGAATGGAGAAAAACGATTGCACCTCATCACAAGACTTTACACACATCGATGGACAGAGAACGAATCTCATATCCACCTTCCAATCCTGATGGAATTTTCAAAATCATCGACTGGATTTCGTTATGAATTTGCCTATGGATTGTTTGGCATTGATACAAGAGAAGAATCTAACAAATACAAATTCTTTTGGTGGGAAATATGATCCGTTTGTATAAGAATACATTAGAACCATTGTTATATGCGATTGGTTATACAGTGTTATTACTCTTTCGTGCAATTGGCCAATCTCACCAATTATATTTCAAACGTCGCGAAATCTTAGAACAAATGTTCATCGCAGGGGTTGGTTCCCTTTTTGTCGTGTCCATCGTTTCCGTGTTTACTGGTATGATCCTTGGTCTTAACACAGGTCTCGGCCTTAGAGATTTTGGAGCAGAAGGCCAAATTGGACTGCTTCTCACAATCACCTTGACAAGGGAGATGTCCCCTTTTATGACTTCACTCATTCTTGCCGCATCTGTTGGTTCTGCAATGGCTGCAGAGATTGGAACGATGAAAGTATCCGAAGAAATTGATGCCTTAGAAGTGATGTCCATAAGTCCTATCCGTTACCTTGTGATGCCGAGAATTGTTGGTTTTTCATTGATGGTTCCCGTACTCTGTGTTTATTCAGCTGCCCTTGGGATTTTAGGTGGGGGGATTGTTGGTCATTTCCAATTGGGAATCGACATCATCAGTTATTTCCAAGATGTGTATTACCGCATATCGTCTGTTCCTGGTTTAAAAGATTTGTATGTAGGACTTTTGAAAGGGTACGTTTTTGGTTTGTCCATTGCAACTATATCGTGTAGTCAAGGTTTACGAACCGAAGGTGGAGCGATTGGTGTTGGCCAAACCACAAGGAAAGCAGTTGTCACATCCTTTCTAATGGTCATTTTTTCTGGTTATGTGCTCACTGCCTTATTCTATAAATAAAGGAATCTATGGAACCATTTGCCATTGAAATGAAAAATGTTCATAAAGCCTTCGGAAAACGTAAGATTTTACGAGGGATGAACTTACAGGTAAAACAAGGGGAAACCATGGTCATCCTTGGACCCTCAGGAACGGGGAAATCGGTGAGTCTCAAACACATCACTGGTTTACTTGATCCTGACGAAGGTGATTGTTTTATTTATGGAGAATCCATCGTACATGCAAACCAAAAGAAAAGGGAAGAACTGAGATCCAAACTCGGAGTTCTTTTCCAATCAGGTGCTCTCATCAATTGGCTCACTGTTTATGAAAATGTCGCCCTTCCTTTACGAG
Proteins encoded in this region:
- a CDS encoding MlaE family ABC transporter permease translates to MIRLYKNTLEPLLYAIGYTVLLLFRAIGQSHQLYFKRREILEQMFIAGVGSLFVVSIVSVFTGMILGLNTGLGLRDFGAEGQIGLLLTITLTREMSPFMTSLILAASVGSAMAAEIGTMKVSEEIDALEVMSISPIRYLVMPRIVGFSLMVPVLCVYSAALGILGGGIVGHFQLGIDIISYFQDVYYRISSVPGLKDLYVGLLKGYVFGLSIATISCSQGLRTEGGAIGVGQTTRKAVVTSFLMVIFSGYVLTALFYK
- a CDS encoding D-alanine--D-alanine ligase; protein product: MSKTKIALLFGGVSGEHIISVRSSAFIFATIDREKYEIHPIYIDSNGKFWIPTVEKPIYPDPTGKTELEFLEEFVQANKIMIPSDPIELKKLGVSSAFLGLHGGAGEDGRIQGFLDTIGIPHTGSGVLASALAMDKFRANILFQSIGIPVAPFIELEKGKSDPRKTLLNLSFSYPVFIKPTLGGSSVNTGMAKTAEEAMTLVDKIFVTDDRVLVQKLISGTEVSIGVLEKPEGKKRKPFALVPTEIRPKSEFFDFEAKYTKGASEEITPAPVGESITKTLQEYTLQCHEILGCKGYSRTDFIISEGIPYVLETNTLPGMTGTSLIPQQAKALGIDMKDVFNWLLEISLA